Proteins from a single region of Hordeum vulgare subsp. vulgare chromosome 6H, MorexV3_pseudomolecules_assembly, whole genome shotgun sequence:
- the LOC123400999 gene encoding senescence-specific cysteine protease SAG39-like produces the protein MMTISKSLIIGMLGCLCFCSSVLAARELNDDLSMVARHESWMVQYNRVYKDATEKAHRYEVFKTNVGFIESFNAENHKFYLGINQFTDLTNEEFKGTKANKGYKPNMERVPTGFRYENVSLDALPATVDWRTKGAVTPIKDQGQCGCCWAFSAVAATEGIVKLKTGKLISLSEQELVDCDVHGEDQGCEGGLMDNAFKFIIKNDGLTTESNYPYTAADDKCKSGTNGAATIKSYEDVPANNEGALMQAVASQPVSVAVDGGDMTFQFYKGGVMTGSCGTDLDHGIAAIGYGKTSDGTKYWLLKNSWGTTWGENGYLRMEKDIADKRGMCGLAMEPSYPTA, from the exons ATGATGACCAtctcaaaatctttgatcattggCATGCTCGGATGCCTCTGCTTCTGCAGTTCGGTCCTTGCAGCTCGCGAGCTGAATGATGACTTGTCGATGGTGGCAAGGCACGAGAGTTGGATGGTGCAGTACAATCGTGTGTACAAAGACGCTACTGAGAAGGCACATCGGTATGAGGTGTTCAAGACCAATGTTGGGTTCATCGAGTCGTTTAACGCCGAGAACCACAAATTCTATTTGGGTATCAATCAGTTCACCGACCTCACCAACGAGGAGTTCAAGGGGACAAAGGCTAACAAGGGTTACAAACCAAACATGGAGAGGGTTCCTACCGGATTCAGGTATGAAAACGTAAGTCTCGATGCACTTCCTGCAACCGTAGACTGGAGGACCAAAGGTGCAGTCACTCCTATCAAGGATCAAGGCCAGTGTG GTTGTTGTTGGGCGTTTTCTGCTGTCGCCGCTACGGAGGGCATCGTTAAACTCAAAACTGGCAAGCTTATCTCACTGTCGGAGCAAGAGTTAGTGGATTGTGATGTCCATGGTGAAGACCAAGGTTGTGAAGGAGGGCTCATGGACAATGCCTTTAAGTTCATAATCAAGAATGATGGTCTCACCACTGAGTCCAACTACCCATATACCGCGGCAGATGACAAGTGCAAGAGTGGAACCAATGGTGCTGCAACCATCAAAAGCTATGAGGATGTTCCAGCCAACAACGAGGGAGCCCTCATGCAAGCCGTCGCAAGTCAACCCGTCTCGGTAGCTGTAGATGGAGGAGATATGACGTTCCAGTTTTACAAAGGTGGAGTAATGACTGGCTCATGCGGCACTGACCTAGACCATGGTATTGCAGCTATTGGTTATGGCAAGACCAGCGACGGCACAAAGTATTGGTTGTTGAAGAATTCATGGGGAACAACATGGGGCGAGAACGGATATTTAAGAATGGAGAAGGACATTGCCGACAAGAGAGGCATGTGTGGCCTTGCGATGGAGCCTTCTTACCCCACTGCATAG